The following are encoded in a window of Halalkalicoccus jeotgali B3 genomic DNA:
- a CDS encoding hydroxypyruvate isomerase family protein has protein sequence MVQITATVPAVYEDEPFDEGVRHAAEAGVDAIEFFEWDRDELDQLKDIAQTHQVDIAGILLKNGMPSEEPAMTDPDQVDAAIEDLRDTIAAAAKLDCESIIVTVGPEQEAYSREVQHRAIVDVLRSIADEAERKDVTLGVEPLNASVDHPGYYLTSSREAYDIVEAVDSSSVSILFDVYHMQIAEGNVIDSISEYADRIDHYHVADVPGRHEPGTGELNYENVVRAIADTGFDGYIGCEFWPTDDPDATLEAAVELLRQ, from the coding sequence ATGGTTCAGATTACAGCAACTGTACCAGCAGTGTACGAGGACGAGCCGTTCGACGAAGGTGTGCGCCACGCCGCGGAAGCGGGGGTAGACGCTATCGAGTTCTTTGAGTGGGACCGCGACGAGCTCGATCAGCTGAAAGATATCGCGCAGACCCACCAGGTCGATATCGCCGGGATCCTGCTCAAAAACGGGATGCCGTCCGAAGAGCCCGCGATGACCGACCCCGACCAGGTGGACGCGGCGATCGAGGACTTACGAGACACGATCGCCGCGGCGGCGAAACTCGACTGCGAGTCGATCATCGTCACCGTCGGTCCCGAACAGGAGGCGTACTCGAGGGAAGTACAACATAGGGCGATCGTCGACGTCCTCCGCTCCATCGCCGACGAAGCCGAGCGGAAGGACGTCACTCTCGGGGTGGAACCGCTCAACGCCAGCGTCGATCACCCCGGTTACTACCTAACCTCGTCCCGGGAGGCCTACGATATCGTCGAGGCCGTCGACAGTTCCAGCGTGTCGATTCTCTTCGACGTGTACCACATGCAGATCGCCGAAGGGAACGTGATCGACAGCATTTCCGAGTACGCAGACAGGATTGACCACTACCACGTCGCCGACGTTCCCGGTCGCCACGAGCCGGGCACCGGTGAACTCAACTACGAGAACGTCGTCCGGGCGATCGCGGACACAGGTTTCGACGGGTACATCGGCTGCGAGTTCTGGCCGACTGACGACCCCGACGCGACGCTCGAAGCGGCCGTCGAGTTGCTCCGGCAGTAA
- a CDS encoding substrate-binding domain-containing protein → MREVNSQLNSIGRRTFLKATGAAGLLTGVAGCTGGGDETSTADLHVELDLAEIEPDGLVGDGPQGNEPSEPEAVELSDAEVEELQEGDYTVSIVFHYLRTAWTRLQREGLETRFEELGVEVEGVYGAEMDASQQVDVLETLAGQAEEIDAVVSIPVDATVTEESYRQLAERDVEVIFIDNVPDGFDHPHEYAGGVAADNRGIGTIAGRILAEVVGEGQVGLITHEADMYVNDEREAGVRDVFNDEYPDVEIVAENGFVDDPDGAYSIAQNMLQANPDLDGIYAIWDNPPAAETASAIDEAGRDVGVTAADLGKRSAEIMAAEGPIVGLGSQRPYDQGVAEANMTGHALLGNDTPPYVAFQPIAVLRHNLVEAYEQVFNDKPSEDITQHLDD, encoded by the coding sequence ATGCGAGAGGTTAACTCGCAGTTGAATAGCATAGGCCGTAGAACGTTCCTAAAAGCAACCGGAGCGGCCGGGCTGTTAACCGGCGTTGCAGGCTGTACTGGTGGCGGCGACGAGACGAGCACGGCGGATCTGCACGTCGAACTCGACCTCGCCGAAATCGAACCGGACGGACTCGTTGGTGACGGTCCGCAGGGTAACGAACCCTCGGAGCCGGAAGCGGTCGAGCTTTCGGACGCCGAGGTCGAAGAACTCCAGGAGGGCGACTACACCGTCTCGATCGTGTTCCACTACCTCCGTACCGCGTGGACGAGGCTCCAGCGCGAGGGGCTAGAAACGAGGTTCGAAGAACTGGGCGTCGAAGTCGAGGGCGTCTACGGGGCGGAGATGGACGCTTCCCAGCAAGTGGACGTGCTCGAAACGCTCGCCGGACAGGCCGAGGAGATCGACGCCGTCGTTTCGATTCCCGTCGACGCGACGGTGACAGAGGAATCGTATCGTCAACTCGCCGAGCGCGACGTCGAGGTTATCTTCATCGACAACGTTCCGGACGGCTTCGATCACCCCCACGAATACGCTGGTGGGGTTGCAGCGGACAACCGTGGGATCGGGACTATCGCAGGGCGGATCCTCGCAGAGGTCGTCGGCGAGGGCCAGGTCGGTCTTATTACCCACGAAGCCGATATGTACGTGAACGACGAACGTGAAGCCGGGGTTCGGGACGTCTTCAATGACGAGTACCCGGATGTAGAGATCGTCGCGGAAAACGGGTTCGTCGACGATCCGGACGGGGCCTACAGCATTGCCCAGAACATGCTTCAGGCCAATCCGGATCTGGACGGCATCTACGCGATCTGGGACAACCCGCCGGCGGCGGAGACGGCGAGTGCGATCGACGAGGCCGGCCGTGACGTCGGAGTTACCGCGGCCGACCTTGGGAAACGATCGGCAGAGATCATGGCGGCGGAAGGTCCGATCGTCGGACTCGGTTCCCAGCGACCGTACGACCAGGGCGTCGCGGAAGCGAACATGACCGGTCACGCGCTACTGGGCAACGACACGCCGCCGTACGTCGCATTCCAGCCGATCGCAGTTTTGCGGCACAACCTCGTGGAGGCATACGAGCAAGTGTTCAACGATAAACCGTCAGAAGACATCACGCAACACCTCGATGACTGA
- a CDS encoding helix-turn-helix transcriptional regulator: MTERSLSPDSSEAEALINALEEPAKARILSVLIAEAGHNPNPSKICKRADIDLEAFYDHIDELCATGLVYFNYTVGNGPSYEINRQTLATSVESLPTLEEECTG, translated from the coding sequence ATGACTGAGCGGTCCCTGTCTCCGGATTCTTCCGAGGCGGAAGCCCTCATCAATGCGTTAGAAGAACCGGCAAAGGCCCGGATCCTGTCGGTTCTCATCGCCGAAGCGGGCCACAACCCCAATCCGTCGAAGATCTGCAAGCGGGCAGACATCGATCTGGAGGCGTTCTACGATCACATCGATGAGCTGTGTGCAACCGGATTGGTGTATTTCAACTACACCGTCGGCAACGGACCGTCGTACGAAATCAACCGCCAGACGCTCGCTACGTCGGTAGAATCGCTCCCCACGCTCGAGGAGGAATGCACCGGATGA
- a CDS encoding ABC transporter permease yields MSSQNIEVFDRVLNLGQLSWRDHIVLVSLLALMGLFSLTSSYFLTIENLLNIARQTAVVAVLGVGLTMVIISAEIDVSVGSVMALSAVLAAMALNAGFGWIGAVVVALGVGTIVGLTNGFFTVYFGIPSFLVTLGMLAAARGAALIVTGTETIVVRDPGFFNVFAGSIGPIPAIVIWAGLAVVLVHYVLSYTRFGRHIYTTGDDSQAARYNGIDTAKVKLTTLGVTGTLAGFAGLLMIGRLSAARPDMGMGIELAVIAAVILGGTSLFGGRGWVTGTIIGALLLSVIDNGLLLHGFGTSHQEFFRGIVIILAVALRAEEQSGEWL; encoded by the coding sequence ATGAGTTCACAGAACATCGAAGTCTTCGATAGAGTCCTCAATCTCGGCCAGCTGTCGTGGAGAGATCACATCGTCCTCGTCTCGTTGCTCGCGCTGATGGGGCTGTTCAGCCTCACGTCGTCGTACTTCCTGACGATCGAAAATTTGCTGAATATCGCCAGACAGACGGCTGTCGTCGCCGTGCTGGGCGTGGGTTTGACCATGGTGATTATCAGCGCGGAGATAGACGTCTCCGTCGGGTCGGTAATGGCCCTCAGCGCGGTGCTCGCGGCGATGGCGCTGAACGCTGGCTTCGGTTGGATCGGAGCCGTCGTCGTCGCGCTGGGCGTCGGAACGATAGTCGGACTGACGAACGGCTTTTTCACGGTTTACTTCGGGATTCCGTCGTTCCTCGTGACGCTGGGCATGTTGGCGGCGGCGCGCGGAGCCGCCCTGATCGTCACCGGAACCGAAACGATCGTCGTCCGCGATCCCGGGTTCTTCAATGTCTTCGCGGGGTCTATCGGACCGATACCAGCGATCGTTATCTGGGCGGGCCTCGCCGTCGTGCTCGTCCACTACGTACTGTCATACACTCGGTTCGGCCGTCACATCTACACGACGGGCGACGACTCGCAGGCGGCTAGGTACAACGGCATCGATACTGCGAAAGTGAAACTGACAACGCTCGGGGTTACTGGTACGCTCGCCGGGTTCGCCGGATTGCTAATGATCGGCCGCCTGAGTGCTGCGCGTCCCGACATGGGTATGGGCATCGAACTCGCCGTGATCGCCGCGGTAATTCTCGGCGGGACGTCGCTGTTCGGAGGTCGCGGTTGGGTCACCGGAACGATCATCGGTGCGCTGCTGTTGTCGGTGATCGACAATGGCCTGTTGTTGCACGGATTCGGAACGTCCCATCAGGAGTTCTTCCGCGGGATTGTGATCATCCTCGCGGTCGCACTTCGCGCCGAAGAGCAATCGGGAGAATGGCTGTAA
- a CDS encoding ATP-binding cassette domain-containing protein, with amino-acid sequence MTAKQRSESENVMESTVLELDGLSKAYGAIQALDDVSFAVRENEVLALMGDNGAGKSTLIKILSGVNDPTRGMFYVNGQEANFGSYEDAEAAGIATVYQDLAIAPNRTVKENVFLGKEPLVEGKLGEWLRIVDDDEMERQADKVLNELGMEIDPNADCGDLSGGQQQSVAIARAIESDPDIVIMDEPTSALSVEAADRILNLIERLKEQGRTVLLVDHNLEEVFEVADRAAVLASGRLVGVEDIDRLDQESMIQMMMGSELDGDASVAGTAAE; translated from the coding sequence ATGACTGCAAAGCAACGATCCGAGAGCGAAAACGTGATGGAGAGCACCGTACTTGAACTCGACGGGCTCTCGAAGGCCTACGGGGCGATTCAGGCACTCGACGACGTCTCCTTCGCCGTACGAGAAAACGAAGTGCTCGCACTGATGGGCGACAACGGTGCCGGCAAGTCGACGCTGATCAAGATCCTGTCGGGGGTCAACGATCCTACTCGAGGGATGTTCTACGTGAATGGACAGGAAGCGAATTTCGGCAGCTACGAAGACGCCGAGGCTGCCGGTATCGCAACGGTTTATCAGGATCTGGCCATCGCACCGAATCGAACGGTCAAAGAAAACGTGTTTCTGGGGAAGGAACCGCTCGTCGAAGGCAAGCTCGGCGAGTGGCTCCGGATCGTCGACGACGACGAGATGGAGCGACAGGCCGACAAAGTCCTCAATGAACTCGGAATGGAAATTGATCCCAACGCCGACTGCGGCGACCTTTCGGGGGGACAACAGCAGTCAGTCGCTATCGCGAGAGCGATCGAATCCGATCCCGATATCGTCATCATGGACGAGCCGACCAGCGCACTTTCGGTCGAAGCCGCCGATCGGATCCTGAACCTGATCGAACGGCTAAAAGAACAGGGTCGAACGGTACTTCTGGTCGATCACAACCTCGAAGAGGTCTTCGAGGTCGCGGACCGCGCCGCCGTCCTCGCCTCGGGACGACTCGTCGGGGTGGAAGACATCGACAGGCTTGACCAGGAGTCGATGATTCAGATGATGATGGGTAGCGAACTAGACGGTGACGCCTCCGTGGCCGGAACGGCGGCAGAGTAG
- a CDS encoding type IV secretory system conjugative DNA transfer family protein, translated as MVENAQYEPSQPVWVGCSERTGREFGVEFSRTFRHIAYLGSTGTGKTTAIYNSVTQLMRGGHGVAIVDPKGDDIYDLLRRVPKWRWDDVVYVDLGADYYSLEDEETGEDVPYQIGFNILDTYHEPDEPGFDEEIEWIVADLIELLAAGEYWGPRMDRIAKNMIRGMARHEEEFTIIEIYYALLEEENRQQYADLIGDSIDDDDIMFLEGFTRRIAEELSDDELDPLLGRLKDWVENPITRKIIAMRGAEVTLGQIVNEQKILIVNNDLPKEAKIMTANAVVSGIWTAVTSRKDPSEQQMMELAGMDDVGSEYAPFFLAIDECHSVLTDGDEIETMLMEARSKKLGLMLSTQVLRSLPDDAADAIISNCNTILSLTPNHPEEAREIANRFGGMDTEDLQRTPDYHAQTQLNSEDDPFLAKLIPPYPPRHTIEEAYELIVTSLENYGSPVQSGEEILEEMHFDAGGAISANSAGESAAHAATEKQADITSDPAEQALYEAIYTVQIKRDAIGAFVESAAVKDEWRRRVGELGFSSEVSNVIEQAPDEYLERKRRNGTSVIRVTPEGREYAGLQQDTGSSASGGGDEHRWVLTEAYRAFTKLGAYVELPTQEGAEDPDGIADLPIDPMTAQDPREMHQREKQLQEEYPRLYELTDGLNISIEAETSTLKKPMQTLTNLRKAIDEHKLCVFACKDGTANHEQFDYWPRRGEGIIYDTTGRGANRTIDYDQLTFAADIDKQGNRTFYNKGATLELEEDVYAVRKRDNEDVVWREDGEEIVMGGSNGREYTRFENPEMVANPERSTVPAYYTTDEDTGDYIVRSHGEKFTYGSNEEMTADWMVVRAPFIPELEFERQPTPDDFCFVVFPDEDNEKYDKPMVCERGEIKPLLTRDRSWSTPNSSVDVPQSESEQQEASPSDESHEEATTSDREGGFSSL; from the coding sequence ATGGTTGAGAACGCTCAGTACGAACCATCCCAACCCGTCTGGGTCGGGTGTTCCGAGCGCACCGGTCGGGAATTCGGCGTCGAGTTCTCCCGGACCTTCCGCCATATCGCCTACCTTGGCAGCACGGGGACAGGGAAAACAACCGCCATCTACAACAGCGTGACCCAGCTGATGAGGGGCGGCCATGGCGTCGCGATCGTCGATCCAAAGGGTGACGATATCTATGATCTCCTACGACGGGTCCCGAAATGGCGCTGGGACGACGTCGTCTACGTCGACCTCGGCGCGGACTACTACTCACTGGAAGATGAGGAAACAGGAGAGGACGTTCCCTACCAGATCGGATTCAATATCCTCGACACCTACCACGAGCCTGACGAACCTGGCTTCGACGAGGAGATCGAGTGGATCGTCGCTGACCTGATCGAGTTGCTCGCGGCGGGAGAGTACTGGGGCCCACGGATGGATCGCATCGCGAAAAACATGATTCGGGGAATGGCCCGCCATGAAGAGGAGTTCACGATCATCGAGATCTACTACGCCTTGCTCGAAGAGGAAAATCGCCAGCAGTACGCGGACCTAATCGGCGATTCGATCGATGACGATGACATCATGTTCCTCGAGGGGTTCACCCGCCGGATCGCCGAGGAACTCAGTGACGACGAGCTTGACCCACTGTTGGGACGACTGAAAGACTGGGTCGAGAATCCGATCACGCGGAAGATCATCGCGATGCGGGGTGCCGAGGTCACTCTTGGCCAAATCGTCAACGAACAGAAGATCCTCATCGTCAATAACGACCTCCCAAAGGAAGCGAAGATCATGACTGCTAATGCGGTTGTGAGTGGGATCTGGACCGCTGTTACCTCTCGGAAGGATCCCTCCGAACAGCAGATGATGGAACTGGCTGGCATGGACGACGTCGGCAGCGAGTATGCGCCCTTCTTCCTCGCGATCGATGAGTGTCACTCAGTGCTGACCGATGGCGACGAGATCGAGACGATGCTCATGGAAGCCCGTTCGAAGAAACTTGGGTTGATGCTCTCGACGCAGGTCCTCAGGTCGCTCCCGGACGATGCGGCGGACGCAATTATCTCTAATTGCAACACGATCCTCTCACTCACGCCGAATCATCCCGAAGAGGCGCGCGAAATCGCGAACCGATTCGGTGGCATGGATACTGAGGATCTCCAGCGAACGCCCGACTACCACGCCCAGACGCAGCTCAATAGTGAGGATGATCCGTTCCTAGCGAAACTGATCCCACCCTATCCGCCACGCCACACGATCGAAGAAGCATACGAGTTGATCGTGACCTCGCTTGAGAACTACGGTTCACCGGTCCAGAGCGGCGAGGAGATTCTCGAGGAGATGCACTTTGATGCTGGCGGAGCTATATCAGCAAACTCAGCTGGCGAATCGGCCGCTCATGCGGCTACCGAAAAACAAGCCGATATCACAAGCGATCCGGCCGAACAGGCGCTGTACGAAGCAATCTACACGGTCCAGATCAAGCGTGATGCGATTGGAGCGTTCGTCGAGAGTGCGGCTGTCAAAGACGAATGGCGCCGCCGCGTTGGTGAGCTCGGCTTCTCCTCGGAAGTCTCGAACGTCATCGAACAAGCCCCCGACGAGTATCTCGAACGCAAGCGTCGCAATGGAACGTCAGTAATCCGCGTCACTCCTGAAGGTCGGGAGTATGCGGGATTACAGCAGGATACGGGCAGCAGTGCCAGTGGTGGCGGCGACGAACACCGCTGGGTGCTTACCGAAGCCTACCGAGCGTTCACGAAGTTGGGTGCCTACGTCGAACTTCCCACACAGGAAGGAGCGGAAGATCCGGATGGAATCGCAGACCTCCCGATTGATCCGATGACTGCACAGGATCCACGTGAGATGCATCAGCGCGAGAAACAACTGCAAGAAGAGTATCCTCGTCTATACGAGCTTACCGATGGATTGAACATCAGCATCGAGGCCGAAACCTCAACCCTGAAAAAGCCGATGCAGACGCTCACGAACCTGCGGAAAGCGATCGATGAGCACAAACTCTGCGTGTTCGCCTGCAAAGACGGGACGGCAAATCACGAGCAGTTCGATTACTGGCCTCGACGAGGCGAAGGGATCATCTACGATACGACCGGAAGAGGCGCGAACCGGACAATCGATTACGATCAGCTCACCTTTGCAGCAGACATCGACAAGCAAGGCAACCGGACGTTCTACAACAAGGGTGCGACGCTGGAACTCGAAGAGGACGTCTATGCAGTGCGAAAGCGTGACAACGAGGACGTAGTATGGCGCGAAGATGGCGAGGAGATCGTGATGGGCGGCTCAAATGGCAGAGAGTACACTCGCTTCGAGAATCCCGAGATGGTTGCTAATCCAGAGCGCTCTACTGTTCCCGCCTACTACACCACAGATGAGGACACGGGTGACTATATCGTCCGGTCACACGGCGAGAAGTTCACTTACGGCTCGAACGAGGAGATGACTGCCGACTGGATGGTGGTCCGTGCCCCGTTCATCCCGGAACTCGAATTCGAGCGGCAGCCAACTCCCGATGACTTCTGCTTTGTCGTCTTCCCCGACGAAGATAACGAGAAATATGATAAGCCGATGGTCTGTGAGCGTGGTGAGATCAAGCCACTGCTAACAAGAGATCGATCGTGGAGTACACCGAACTCGTCAGTCGACGTCCCACAGTCTGAATCGGAACAGCAGGAGGCCTCTCCTTCTGACGAGAGCCACGAAGAAGCCACCACGTCCGATAGAGAGGGAGGGTTCTCCTCGTTATAG
- a CDS encoding VirB4 family type IV secretion system protein, whose translation MLSARNGSKKEQPTNDTLPGRIVRLPIVRNVRGIGVDEEERSQDAVQVSRPFYNSPAIKTSDGGMIGAIKIRPAAMAVADEGHWTRRVERLANVIDSSVTARTQFTSKMRAVDYGDRMGTYDDREQELLDELAAKHGDIDTAYRKARNGEIDREDLGLLVGADLADERQGVIDLYDVTTLKRNYYVTVKIEPADVVTEDNVEAGGGMANVPLLGRLWKHKELRDLRQEGDHTQVMVERLENKLETLESDLRTIEDISTRILSSTELSQVFADHYQAANAYANTDFGDVVRLSPKPTSSEGTAMYGVDHDHLQNLPDGPLGKSNGAVGPETPGETSRMVDQGDDGDRQTVPGRSDQSDDPSDEGIVNTAKSTASSFADRVAKINDNPVADVILTKEQLVDHYQTVVGPKDSIYRGNENWITIDNAVYSKTLSIREWPAVPKMGILEPILREHEPGVAVNVATHINPIDQQRAEIELSDTEDQLKDKKEKAEDSRLPMFLQTYRKQHDEAQEMVAANQDSEYDLFETNTHIELRSDDPEALGRTIDHINSMMNDEGAEARQETAHHFEGWQSVAPACDDKLEEPIMMFADGVAREFPWTSRNLHEPNGVEFGINMHTNEPLYLDLWNRKTGFDFGIFTKKGGGKTTTATEILGRLNTVYRDDLMTIIIDPLQEYANLATVHDGERLVVGGDTGINPFHIEATPEEKLATIGKGAPYKHWLEGCMDFVEMYYADEGLDFAEKKGIWRMAIREAAERYGIEDDPTTHSADYRCEQGYSGDCPTPMDAIEIIDEMTENPEEWVRSKPGQEPSERKVDEREKTAVDIVNNDIQPFLPGGEYEHFTKQTNIDLEDSTFFYVDMQQQEASTSIGLTMQVVYDLFYEMVKTIDIPSVIFMDEFHYMLRDSLAQKSLNQKFRHGRHWDLSLGVATQSFKDFFGEDADGNTHLTDNAQVLFENMPTQIFHQEDMSDEWAEEIGLTSDEARFIRNAEPGNRELGYSTALLRVSDKGTYPLKVKMDFEENPREAVVTEFDPSEHGEDFYSYLLEHDDICEWRFAPTADGEVVTDTAITATGTNTSGDAVEQNQGLQRINSATGDD comes from the coding sequence ATGCTTAGTGCACGAAACGGCAGCAAAAAGGAACAGCCTACGAACGACACGCTTCCCGGTCGCATCGTTCGACTCCCGATCGTGCGAAACGTCCGTGGGATCGGCGTCGACGAGGAAGAACGCTCGCAAGATGCTGTGCAGGTCTCCCGCCCGTTCTACAATTCCCCGGCCATCAAAACGTCCGACGGCGGTATGATCGGCGCGATCAAGATTCGTCCGGCGGCAATGGCCGTCGCTGACGAGGGTCACTGGACACGTCGTGTGGAGCGCCTCGCGAACGTTATCGACTCGTCAGTCACTGCCCGGACGCAGTTCACCTCGAAGATGCGTGCGGTGGATTACGGCGATCGGATGGGTACCTACGACGATCGCGAGCAGGAACTACTCGATGAACTCGCAGCGAAACACGGCGATATCGATACGGCCTACCGGAAGGCTCGCAATGGCGAGATCGATCGCGAGGATCTCGGTCTCTTGGTTGGGGCCGATCTCGCCGATGAGCGCCAAGGTGTGATCGACCTATACGACGTCACCACCCTCAAGCGCAATTACTACGTCACGGTCAAAATCGAGCCGGCGGACGTCGTCACGGAGGATAACGTCGAAGCTGGTGGTGGGATGGCGAACGTCCCGCTGCTAGGCCGGCTTTGGAAGCACAAGGAGCTCCGTGACCTGCGCCAGGAAGGCGACCACACGCAGGTGATGGTCGAACGCCTCGAGAACAAGCTCGAAACGCTTGAATCAGATCTCCGAACAATCGAGGACATCAGTACACGGATCCTCTCCTCAACCGAGCTCTCACAGGTTTTCGCCGACCACTATCAGGCGGCCAACGCCTACGCGAACACCGACTTCGGCGACGTTGTTCGCCTTTCGCCGAAGCCGACATCAAGCGAGGGAACGGCGATGTACGGCGTCGACCATGACCACCTTCAGAATCTCCCCGACGGTCCGCTTGGCAAATCCAATGGCGCTGTCGGACCCGAAACGCCCGGCGAGACATCCCGAATGGTCGATCAGGGAGATGACGGTGATCGCCAGACTGTCCCTGGTCGTAGTGACCAATCCGACGATCCCAGCGACGAGGGCATCGTCAATACGGCGAAGAGCACCGCGAGCTCCTTTGCTGATCGAGTCGCGAAAATCAACGACAACCCTGTCGCCGACGTCATCCTCACGAAAGAGCAGCTGGTCGATCACTATCAGACGGTCGTCGGGCCAAAGGACAGTATCTACCGAGGCAACGAGAACTGGATCACGATCGATAACGCCGTCTACAGCAAGACACTCTCGATCCGAGAGTGGCCCGCCGTCCCCAAGATGGGGATCCTCGAACCGATCCTTCGCGAGCACGAGCCCGGCGTCGCCGTCAACGTCGCGACCCACATCAACCCGATCGACCAGCAACGTGCTGAGATCGAACTCTCGGACACCGAAGACCAGCTGAAGGACAAAAAGGAGAAAGCCGAGGACTCGCGTCTGCCGATGTTCTTGCAGACCTATCGCAAGCAGCACGACGAGGCCCAAGAGATGGTCGCAGCGAATCAGGACTCCGAATACGACCTCTTCGAGACGAACACCCATATCGAACTCCGGAGCGACGACCCGGAAGCACTCGGTCGAACCATCGACCACATCAACTCGATGATGAACGACGAAGGCGCCGAAGCGCGCCAAGAAACGGCCCATCACTTCGAAGGCTGGCAGTCGGTCGCGCCCGCATGCGACGACAAGCTCGAGGAGCCGATCATGATGTTCGCCGATGGCGTTGCTCGTGAGTTCCCGTGGACCTCTCGGAATCTTCACGAACCGAACGGCGTGGAATTCGGGATTAACATGCACACGAACGAGCCACTCTACTTGGACCTCTGGAACCGCAAGACTGGCTTCGACTTCGGGATTTTCACGAAGAAAGGCGGCGGCAAGACGACGACCGCCACAGAGATTCTTGGTCGGCTGAACACGGTCTATCGCGACGACCTGATGACGATCATCATCGATCCGCTTCAGGAGTACGCCAACCTCGCGACCGTCCACGACGGCGAGCGCCTTGTCGTCGGTGGAGATACGGGCATCAACCCGTTCCATATTGAGGCAACGCCGGAAGAGAAACTCGCGACCATCGGCAAGGGCGCACCCTACAAGCACTGGCTGGAAGGTTGCATGGACTTCGTCGAGATGTACTACGCTGACGAGGGCCTAGACTTCGCCGAGAAGAAGGGCATCTGGCGTATGGCGATTCGAGAGGCTGCCGAACGCTATGGCATCGAAGACGACCCAACGACTCACTCGGCAGACTATCGTTGCGAGCAGGGCTATTCGGGTGATTGTCCGACACCGATGGACGCGATTGAGATCATCGACGAGATGACCGAAAATCCCGAAGAGTGGGTTCGCTCAAAGCCCGGTCAAGAACCTTCCGAGCGGAAGGTCGACGAGCGCGAGAAGACAGCGGTCGATATCGTCAACAATGACATCCAGCCGTTTCTCCCCGGCGGAGAGTACGAGCACTTCACCAAGCAAACCAACATCGATCTCGAGGATTCGACGTTCTTCTACGTCGATATGCAGCAACAGGAAGCCAGTACATCGATTGGACTCACCATGCAGGTCGTCTACGATCTGTTCTACGAGATGGTCAAGACGATCGACATTCCGTCGGTCATCTTCATGGACGAGTTCCACTACATGCTGCGGGACTCACTCGCCCAAAAATCGCTCAACCAGAAGTTCCGCCATGGGCGTCACTGGGACCTCTCACTCGGTGTGGCAACTCAGTCGTTCAAGGACTTCTTCGGCGAGGACGCCGATGGCAACACGCATCTCACGGACAACGCGCAGGTGCTCTTCGAGAACATGCCAACCCAGATCTTCCATCAGGAGGATATGAGCGACGAATGGGCCGAGGAAATTGGACTCACTTCAGACGAAGCCAGATTCATTCGAAATGCGGAGCCGGGCAATCGTGAACTCGGGTATTCGACGGCATTACTCCGGGTTTCGGACAAAGGTACCTACCCGTTGAAAGTCAAGATGGACTTCGAGGAAAATCCTCGCGAAGCCGTCGTTACGGAGTTCGACCCCTCGGAACATGGCGAAGACTTCTACTCGTATCTCCTCGAGCACGACGACATCTGCGAGTGGCGGTTCGCCCCGACGGCAGACGGCGAGGTCGTTACCGATACGGCAATCACAGCAACAGGCACGAACACGTCTGGAGACGCTGTCGAGCAGAACCAGGGGCTACAGCGCATCAATAGCGCCACGGGGGACGACTGA